Proteins encoded within one genomic window of Dehalococcoidales bacterium:
- the secF gene encoding protein translocase subunit SecF, with protein sequence MIDLVGKRFKLFALSAVVLLVCIVTLATSGLKMGIDFSSGSILTLSFEEGIELNELRQALSELGYENAVVQVTGEGDFLIRTLTLKAEEKASMEAALEEKLGSLEELAFENVDPIIARQTARNAAIAVAIAAISIMLYITWAFRRMPKPFRYGTCAILALVHDLIVVIGIFALLSIFFKLEVNLMFVTGVLAVLGYSVNDTVVIFDRIRENRLNHPNSDFAAIVNHSLVETITRSLNTGITTLVVVVALLLFIGSTIANFAITMLIGIIAGTFSSIFIAATLLVVWEKKEWKRFVPWLNKGEAKA encoded by the coding sequence ATGATAGATCTTGTTGGAAAACGCTTTAAGCTGTTTGCCCTTTCAGCCGTTGTACTACTCGTCTGCATCGTAACACTGGCTACCAGTGGTTTAAAAATGGGAATTGATTTTTCCAGCGGATCAATCCTGACCCTCAGCTTTGAAGAAGGCATAGAACTGAATGAGCTAAGGCAAGCGCTATCCGAATTGGGCTATGAAAATGCCGTTGTGCAAGTCACTGGTGAGGGTGATTTTTTAATACGTACCCTCACACTTAAAGCCGAAGAAAAAGCGTCCATGGAAGCTGCTCTGGAAGAAAAGCTCGGTAGCCTGGAAGAGCTTGCATTTGAAAACGTTGATCCGATTATTGCCCGGCAGACTGCCAGAAATGCAGCCATAGCTGTGGCGATTGCTGCTATCAGTATAATGCTGTACATCACCTGGGCTTTTCGAAGAATGCCCAAACCCTTCCGCTATGGCACCTGCGCAATTTTAGCGTTGGTACATGATTTAATAGTAGTTATCGGCATATTTGCCCTACTTTCTATTTTCTTTAAACTGGAAGTTAACCTGATGTTTGTCACCGGTGTTCTGGCTGTCCTTGGTTATAGTGTAAACGATACGGTTGTAATTTTTGACCGGATTCGGGAAAACCGCTTGAATCATCCCAATAGTGACTTCGCTGCTATCGTTAACCATAGCCTGGTGGAAACCATAACCCGCTCATTGAATACCGGCATCACCACATTGGTGGTAGTTGTAGCACTTTTGCTATTTATTGGTTCAACCATTGCCAACTTTGCTATTACAATGCTTATCGGTATTATTGCTGGTACTTTTAGCTCGATATTCATCGCAGCAACCTTGCTCGTTGTATGGGAGAAAAAGGAATGGAAACGCTTTGTTCCCTGGCTAAATAAAGGGGAGGCTAAAGCATAG
- a CDS encoding ABC transporter substrate-binding protein, with translation MKKVKRILAIISLVFISTMIVSGCNAGTNDSYTIGIGQFGPHGSLDNCREGFLAGLAEEGIIEGENLTVDYQDANFDGGTSNLIAQSFVSKKVDLICAIATPMAQAAFNAAEGKNIPVIFTAVTDPVMAQINEGNITGTSDMLPVDAQLKLIRATMPEASKIGILYTTSEVNSESAIAVYEELAAGYGFEIVKTGISVAADIPLAIDGLLSKVDCISNLTDNTVVGSLPIILEAAKVKNIPVFGSEIEQVKIGCVAAEGLEYYDLGKQTGKMAAKVLKGEAAASEIPFEIIEESFLYINSNVMAEMGISLPGELSSRAIDVAEN, from the coding sequence ATGAAAAAAGTGAAAAGGATTCTTGCCATAATATCCTTGGTTTTTATCTCAACAATGATTGTATCCGGGTGTAATGCCGGTACAAATGACAGTTATACAATTGGAATTGGACAATTTGGCCCCCATGGATCTCTGGACAACTGCCGTGAAGGCTTTTTGGCAGGGCTGGCAGAAGAGGGCATCATAGAGGGAGAGAACCTTACAGTAGATTATCAGGATGCTAATTTTGATGGCGGAACATCGAACCTGATAGCCCAATCATTTGTTTCTAAAAAGGTCGATTTGATCTGCGCAATCGCCACTCCGATGGCTCAAGCAGCCTTTAATGCTGCCGAGGGGAAAAACATACCTGTTATTTTTACTGCAGTAACCGATCCCGTTATGGCCCAGATCAATGAAGGCAACATCACCGGAACCAGTGATATGCTGCCGGTAGATGCACAGCTTAAACTTATTCGCGCTACCATGCCGGAAGCCAGCAAAATAGGAATACTCTATACCACCAGCGAAGTAAATTCAGAATCTGCCATCGCAGTTTACGAAGAGCTTGCCGCTGGTTACGGATTTGAAATTGTGAAAACCGGCATCAGCGTTGCAGCAGATATCCCCCTGGCAATCGATGGTCTTTTGTCCAAAGTAGACTGTATATCCAACCTTACCGATAATACTGTGGTAGGTTCTCTCCCCATCATCCTGGAAGCAGCCAAGGTAAAAAATATCCCCGTGTTTGGAAGCGAAATCGAGCAGGTAAAAATTGGATGTGTTGCAGCAGAGGGACTAGAATACTACGATCTTGGAAAACAAACTGGTAAAATGGCCGCCAAAGTACTAAAAGGAGAAGCCGCTGCGTCTGAGATACCTTTCGAAATTATCGAGGAAAGTTTTCTGTACATAAACTCCAACGTAATGGCAGAAATGGGTATTAGCCTTCCAGGCGAACTGTCGAGCCGAGCTATTGATGTAGCAGAAAATTAA
- a CDS encoding LysE family transporter: protein MPELLALYGTVVFTSISGVMMPGPMFAATLAKSYKTPFAGAWISLGHAVVEIPVILLIYFGFARFFQHQIVHIALSLTGGAMIIFLAVSMYRARHDVVTERRDVPYSAFVAGIVMSALNPFFLLWWATVGSMLIMKVVPYGAGALTGFIVAHWLCDLVWLSLISGLVYKTHNWWSGKVQLWVFVLNSLFLAGFGGWFIYSGFASML, encoded by the coding sequence ATGCCTGAACTTTTAGCTTTATACGGGACCGTTGTATTTACTTCTATTTCCGGAGTAATGATGCCGGGACCTATGTTTGCTGCTACGCTAGCCAAGAGTTATAAGACTCCCTTTGCCGGCGCATGGATTTCGCTAGGTCATGCAGTGGTAGAAATACCAGTGATTCTGTTGATATATTTTGGTTTTGCCCGTTTTTTTCAGCATCAGATTGTCCATATAGCACTGAGTCTTACTGGGGGCGCCATGATTATATTTCTGGCGGTCAGTATGTATCGGGCACGCCACGATGTTGTAACAGAAAGGAGGGACGTGCCTTATAGTGCTTTTGTTGCCGGGATTGTAATGAGCGCGCTTAACCCCTTTTTCCTGCTATGGTGGGCAACAGTTGGAAGCATGCTGATAATGAAGGTGGTGCCGTATGGAGCAGGGGCGCTGACAGGCTTCATTGTCGCTCACTGGCTGTGTGATTTGGTATGGCTTTCTCTCATATCTGGCCTGGTATACAAAACCCACAACTGGTGGAGTGGAAAAGTGCAGTTGTGGGTTTTTGTCTTAAACAGCCTGTTTTTAGCAGGTTTTGGCGGTTGGTTTATTTATTCCGGCTTTGCTTCTATGCTTTAG
- the secD gene encoding protein translocase subunit SecD, with protein sequence MTRKNIIASLVILIIFVVSMLIVFPLGDGVLFSRGIELGLDLQGGLRLVYEADLSGITDGNKDEILEGVVKVITNRINPLGVSEPQIEKQGEDRIIVSLPGLSISDVEKDRIGRTALLEFREYKDIDDDGEKEWVPATGEINGEQKTLNSSYFKANTYAATDDFGRIILVFEFNEEGAKLSEQVTGRLIGQRLGIFEGDQPLLGDDGQPIAPTVESVISNRGQITGLSLNEATTLSQQLNAGRLPVPLEVIYEQTVSPTLGSDFVTLSLKAGIIGLALVLFFMIIYYRIPGLVASFALLFYAAITLALFKLIPVTLTLAGIGGFILSIGMAVDANVLIFERMKEELQKGRTLGSATEAGFNRAWSAIRDSNITTFIVCAILFWVGSTVAAGASVQGFAVTLFLGVAVSMFTAIVVTRTIMRLFLGSRISVNKRLFSPYLGGEK encoded by the coding sequence ATGACCCGAAAAAACATTATTGCATCTCTGGTGATACTGATTATCTTTGTTGTTTCTATGTTAATCGTATTTCCGCTGGGAGACGGGGTATTGTTTTCCAGAGGGATTGAGCTGGGGCTAGACCTGCAGGGCGGCCTTCGCCTGGTATACGAAGCCGATCTCTCCGGCATTACCGATGGCAATAAAGATGAGATCCTTGAAGGAGTCGTTAAAGTCATCACCAACCGTATCAACCCGCTTGGAGTCTCTGAGCCCCAAATTGAAAAACAGGGGGAAGACCGGATTATAGTCAGTCTGCCCGGGCTCTCAATCAGTGATGTTGAAAAGGACCGCATTGGCCGAACTGCCCTGCTTGAATTTCGTGAATATAAAGATATTGACGACGACGGCGAGAAAGAATGGGTCCCGGCTACAGGTGAAATCAACGGAGAACAAAAAACCCTTAATTCCAGTTATTTCAAAGCAAATACCTATGCAGCCACTGACGATTTTGGAAGAATTATACTGGTATTTGAATTTAACGAGGAGGGGGCAAAACTCTCCGAGCAGGTAACTGGCCGTTTGATAGGGCAAAGACTGGGTATTTTTGAAGGCGACCAACCTTTACTGGGGGATGACGGACAGCCTATAGCCCCGACCGTTGAATCGGTTATTTCCAATCGCGGGCAGATTACAGGTCTCAGCCTTAATGAAGCAACTACTCTCTCCCAGCAATTGAATGCTGGGAGGCTGCCGGTTCCGCTGGAAGTCATTTACGAGCAGACCGTCTCCCCGACCCTGGGTTCAGATTTTGTCACCCTGAGTCTGAAGGCTGGTATAATCGGTCTGGCACTTGTTTTGTTTTTTATGATTATCTATTACCGTATACCGGGATTGGTAGCTTCATTTGCATTGCTGTTTTATGCAGCCATCACCCTGGCGTTATTCAAACTTATACCGGTTACGCTTACACTGGCTGGTATTGGTGGTTTTATTCTCTCTATCGGTATGGCGGTAGATGCCAATGTGCTTATATTTGAACGCATGAAAGAAGAATTACAAAAAGGGAGAACTTTGGGTTCGGCCACCGAAGCCGGTTTTAATCGTGCTTGGTCGGCCATCCGGGACTCGAATATCACCACTTTTATTGTATGCGCAATCCTGTTCTGGGTGGGTTCAACCGTCGCAGCTGGTGCTTCCGTTCAAGGCTTTGCGGTAACGTTGTTCCTGGGTGTCGCGGTTAGTATGTTTACCGCAATAGTGGTAACCCGCACTATCATGCGTCTATTTTTAGGTTCCAGAATTTCTGTTAATAAACGGCTGTTCAGCCCATATCTGGGAGGCGAAAAATAA
- a CDS encoding HD domain-containing protein produces the protein MNAWWGLNQKNSRLLTRVEAFFSQSAGSAFLVGGYLRDCILGRTPEDIDLAISSDALITAPALAEFINGHFVVLDSKNHIARIVLPEDYQPASTVKHLDINTIRDDILYDLARRDFTINAMALPIEKANDLVPGATVPELIDPYQGIDAISRRTISAVSPQVFKNDGIRLLRCVRLSQELGFKIDGDTLSLLKENSDCIRGIAGERVREELLRLFKIDNTGDVIIQLDKLGILEGIIPELIPCKTTQQPKEHHWDVFGHSVKCIDAVDYLLRKGNWPYAASDARKIAPWNNHIQNYFEYPVAVDSNRRQILKIAALLHDIAKPDTRTITEDGRIRFYGHPAHGEPITQSILTRLRFSIKETRMAAGMTLHHLRPVQMNQKGQLPTSRAIYRYLRDTGDIAIDTLFLSLADHLAARGPTLEAGFWAEHCRIADMVIGKKEAMEESTKAPSLINGHDLLDNFNLAPGPIIRAILEAVAEAQAVGDITTRGEALKLVGEIIGSKDLPMVDNRDYRQGKGIIKP, from the coding sequence ATGAATGCGTGGTGGGGCTTGAACCAAAAAAACAGCCGATTATTAACCAGGGTTGAAGCCTTTTTTTCTCAAAGCGCGGGTAGCGCTTTTCTTGTTGGCGGATACCTGCGCGACTGCATTCTGGGTCGCACTCCAGAAGATATTGACCTGGCTATCTCAAGTGACGCTCTGATTACCGCTCCGGCTCTAGCCGAATTTATTAATGGCCATTTCGTAGTTCTCGATTCGAAAAACCATATAGCCAGAATAGTTCTCCCTGAAGATTATCAACCGGCATCAACAGTCAAACATTTGGACATAAATACTATTCGTGATGACATTCTATATGACTTAGCCCGGCGGGATTTCACCATAAATGCCATGGCGTTACCAATTGAAAAAGCAAACGATCTTGTTCCAGGTGCTACTGTACCAGAGTTAATTGACCCCTATCAGGGCATTGATGCTATTTCCCGCAGAACGATCTCCGCCGTATCCCCACAGGTGTTTAAAAACGATGGCATCAGGCTCCTGCGATGCGTCCGGCTTTCACAGGAGCTGGGCTTTAAAATCGACGGTGACACTCTATCTTTACTAAAGGAAAATAGCGATTGTATTCGCGGTATTGCCGGAGAGCGCGTACGCGAAGAATTGCTCAGGTTATTCAAGATTGACAATACTGGAGACGTAATAATTCAACTGGATAAATTGGGCATTCTCGAAGGGATCATCCCTGAGCTTATTCCGTGTAAGACTACCCAGCAACCAAAGGAACACCATTGGGATGTATTTGGCCATTCAGTCAAATGCATAGATGCGGTTGATTATCTGTTAAGAAAGGGCAACTGGCCTTATGCAGCTAGCGACGCTCGGAAAATAGCACCTTGGAACAACCACATCCAAAATTATTTCGAATACCCGGTAGCGGTTGACAGCAACCGTCGTCAAATATTAAAAATTGCCGCTCTGCTTCATGATATCGCCAAGCCAGATACCCGCACAATTACTGAGGATGGACGTATACGTTTTTATGGACACCCGGCACACGGAGAACCCATTACCCAAAGTATTCTTACGCGTTTACGCTTTTCTATCAAGGAAACCAGAATGGCAGCTGGTATGACCTTGCATCACCTCAGGCCAGTGCAAATGAATCAGAAGGGGCAATTGCCAACCAGCAGGGCAATCTACCGCTACTTGCGTGATACCGGTGATATAGCTATCGACACGCTATTTCTCAGCCTGGCAGATCATCTAGCCGCGCGAGGACCAACTCTGGAAGCTGGCTTTTGGGCTGAACACTGCCGGATTGCAGATATGGTGATAGGCAAGAAAGAAGCAATGGAGGAAAGCACTAAAGCGCCAAGCTTGATTAACGGGCACGATTTATTGGATAATTTTAATTTAGCGCCAGGGCCTATTATCAGGGCAATTCTGGAAGCAGTTGCCGAAGCCCAGGCGGTAGGGGATATCACAACGCGCGGCGAGGCATTAAAACTTGTCGGGGAAATAATAGGTAGTAAAGACCTGCCTATGGTTGATAATCGTGATTATCGCCAGGGTAAGGGTATTATAAAACCATAA